In one Pyxidicoccus xibeiensis genomic region, the following are encoded:
- a CDS encoding TonB-dependent receptor plug domain-containing protein — translation MAAPVATEAEQAGTSAPEAPASRETVVSAPAATQDAPEGRASSTVTRADLERRLPRSAPDALRWEPGVFVQQTAHAQGSAFVRGLTGQQTLALFDGIRLNTSTWRQGPNQYFFTLDSRTLDSVEVLRGGASTPYGSDALGGVLLAHPLEPPARPTAFRPTLFLRGATSDEERGGRVQVQGATERLGFIGGVGGRRVGLLESGGPVYNLTDGKLPEVPRFAEDQRTQLGTGFDELTADGRLVWRATAEDTLTAAAYLYRQYDAPRTDQCAPPFSRFDECLQYDQQFRTLAYAAWSHAGADGLTARATLSWQRQHERRTFDRPAFNVVDQGTDDVDTLGATLRLSPAPLVVASRPLRLSYGVDGAWDFVRSEALTTFTALELQLERSRGQYLEGSRYFTGGAFVDAAWELHPVLTARAGTRLGLATARAPEDTESGTLAVDRTWVPWVGHAGLEWRATRVLTLLAHVDRSFRAPNLDDLTSRQQTGPGFQFENAALSPERATTVDVGARVRTHRVTLEGWGFATRLTDAIGRRPRDVADCPPATPQCNASWSRFQLVNAREASQLYGLEGSTRVRLPAAFTVQAGVAWTWGEGPNLAERPSNPAVPYSPRIPLSRVPPLNGTVELLWAHPSGLSASTGLRWARAQKRLALSDRSDARIPLGGTPGYAVAEVRAAWRLDTRWVVAAVLENVTDAAYRSHGSSVNGPGRGLVVSLEATPF, via the coding sequence ATGGCCGCCCCGGTGGCCACGGAGGCGGAGCAGGCCGGGACGTCGGCGCCTGAAGCCCCCGCCTCCCGCGAGACGGTGGTCTCCGCGCCGGCCGCCACGCAGGACGCGCCCGAGGGCCGCGCGTCGAGCACCGTCACCCGCGCCGACCTGGAGCGCCGGCTGCCGCGCTCGGCGCCGGACGCGCTGCGCTGGGAGCCGGGCGTCTTCGTGCAGCAGACGGCGCACGCGCAGGGCTCCGCCTTCGTGCGCGGGCTCACCGGCCAGCAGACGCTCGCGCTGTTCGACGGCATCCGCCTCAACACCAGCACCTGGCGCCAGGGCCCCAACCAGTACTTCTTCACCCTCGACTCGCGCACGCTGGACTCGGTGGAGGTGCTGCGCGGCGGCGCCTCCACGCCCTATGGCTCGGACGCGCTGGGGGGCGTGCTGCTGGCCCACCCGCTGGAGCCACCTGCCCGGCCCACGGCCTTCCGCCCCACCCTCTTCCTGCGAGGCGCCACCTCGGACGAGGAGCGCGGCGGGCGCGTGCAGGTGCAGGGGGCCACGGAGCGGCTCGGCTTCATCGGCGGCGTGGGAGGCCGGCGCGTGGGCCTGCTGGAGAGCGGCGGCCCCGTGTACAACCTCACGGACGGAAAGCTCCCGGAGGTGCCGCGCTTCGCGGAGGACCAGCGCACGCAGCTGGGCACGGGCTTCGACGAGCTGACCGCGGACGGGCGCCTCGTCTGGCGCGCCACGGCCGAGGACACGCTGACGGCGGCGGCGTACCTCTATCGCCAGTACGACGCCCCGCGCACGGACCAGTGCGCCCCGCCCTTCTCGCGCTTCGACGAGTGCCTCCAGTACGACCAGCAGTTCCGCACGCTGGCGTACGCCGCCTGGTCCCACGCCGGGGCGGACGGCCTCACGGCCCGCGCCACCCTCTCCTGGCAGCGGCAGCACGAGCGGCGCACCTTCGACCGGCCCGCCTTCAACGTGGTGGACCAAGGCACCGACGACGTGGACACGCTGGGCGCCACGCTGCGCCTGTCCCCCGCGCCGCTCGTCGTGGCCTCGCGGCCGCTGCGCCTCTCCTACGGCGTGGACGGCGCCTGGGACTTCGTGCGCTCGGAGGCCCTCACCACCTTCACCGCGCTCGAGCTGCAGCTGGAGCGCAGCCGGGGCCAGTACCTGGAGGGCTCGCGCTACTTCACCGGCGGCGCCTTCGTGGATGCGGCGTGGGAGCTCCACCCGGTGCTCACCGCGCGCGCCGGCACCCGGCTGGGACTGGCAACGGCGCGGGCCCCGGAGGACACCGAGTCCGGCACGCTCGCCGTGGACCGCACGTGGGTGCCGTGGGTGGGCCATGCCGGCCTCGAGTGGCGGGCCACGCGCGTCCTCACGCTGCTGGCGCACGTGGACCGCTCCTTCCGCGCGCCCAACCTGGATGACCTCACCTCGCGCCAGCAGACGGGCCCGGGCTTCCAGTTCGAGAACGCGGCGCTCTCCCCCGAGCGCGCCACCACGGTGGACGTGGGCGCCCGCGTGCGCACCCACCGCGTCACGCTGGAGGGCTGGGGCTTCGCCACCCGGCTGACGGACGCCATCGGCCGGCGGCCGCGTGACGTGGCGGACTGCCCGCCGGCCACCCCGCAGTGCAACGCGTCCTGGTCCCGCTTCCAGCTCGTCAACGCACGCGAGGCGAGCCAGCTGTACGGCCTGGAGGGCAGCACGCGCGTGCGGCTCCCCGCGGCCTTCACCGTGCAGGCCGGGGTGGCGTGGACGTGGGGCGAGGGCCCCAACCTCGCCGAGCGTCCGAGCAACCCGGCCGTCCCCTACTCGCCGCGCATCCCCCTGTCGCGAGTGCCGCCCCTCAACGGCACGGTGGAGCTGCTCTGGGCACACCCTTCGGGCCTCTCCGCCAGCACCGGCCTGCGCTGGGCGCGCGCGCAGAAGCGGCTGGCCCTCTCGGACCGCTCGGACGCGAGAATTCCGCTGGGAGGGACACCCGGCTACGCGGTGGCGGAAGTGCGAGCAGCCTGGCGACTCGACACGCGGTGGGTGGTGGCCGCCGTGCTGGAGAACGTCACCGACGCGGCGTACCGTTCGCACGGCTCGAGCGTCAACGGCCCGGGCCGGGGACTCGTGGTCTCTCTCGAGGCCACTCCCTTCTGA
- a CDS encoding phosphatase domain-containing protein has protein sequence MSLPDRIDPRPPRRIYRWDLDKTYLQTEFDSLRDLVRTAFQKAHQKVAVPGASALIRELSEQGDSRLCIVSGSPKQMRAVLEEKLKLDGVKWDEFVLKDNVGNLLRGRFRALRGQVGYKLPAILESRVHAPVEAEEVLFGDDAEADAFIYSLFADLIAGRVDERVLSQVLEAGGVYPDDQARVREAWKKIPVSDPVRRIFIHLDRLTPPAQFTAYGPRVVPIFNYFQAALVLLADGHLTAPQVLKIAVEMVQTAGHNIITLSNSFQDLLRRGLPLQQAAIALSQALEGPNKLLAAMRPMPDILAAFSKRLAALGTPPPPPPVQAVDYVKLIHHAMPRNSKRRTKPAEE, from the coding sequence GTGAGTCTGCCGGACCGCATCGACCCGCGTCCGCCCCGGCGCATCTACCGGTGGGACCTGGACAAGACGTACCTCCAGACGGAGTTCGACTCGCTCCGTGACCTGGTGCGCACGGCGTTCCAGAAGGCGCACCAGAAGGTGGCGGTGCCCGGGGCGAGCGCGCTCATCCGGGAGCTGTCGGAGCAGGGCGACTCGCGGCTGTGCATCGTCTCCGGCAGCCCGAAGCAGATGCGGGCGGTGCTGGAGGAGAAGCTCAAGCTGGACGGCGTGAAGTGGGACGAGTTCGTCCTCAAGGACAACGTGGGCAACCTCTTGCGCGGTCGCTTCCGGGCCCTGCGCGGGCAGGTGGGCTACAAGCTGCCGGCCATCCTGGAGAGCCGCGTGCACGCGCCGGTGGAGGCCGAGGAGGTGCTCTTCGGCGACGACGCGGAGGCGGACGCGTTCATCTACTCGCTGTTCGCGGACCTGATTGCCGGCCGCGTGGACGAGCGGGTGCTCTCTCAAGTCCTGGAGGCGGGCGGGGTGTACCCGGACGACCAGGCGCGGGTGCGCGAGGCGTGGAAGAAGATTCCGGTGTCGGACCCGGTGCGGCGCATCTTCATCCACCTGGACCGGCTGACGCCGCCCGCGCAGTTCACCGCGTACGGGCCGCGCGTGGTGCCCATCTTCAACTACTTCCAGGCCGCGCTGGTGCTGCTGGCGGACGGCCACCTGACGGCGCCGCAGGTGCTGAAGATTGCCGTGGAGATGGTGCAGACGGCGGGGCACAACATCATCACCCTGTCCAACTCCTTCCAGGACCTGCTGAGGCGCGGGCTGCCGCTGCAGCAGGCGGCGATTGCGCTGTCGCAGGCGCTGGAGGGGCCCAACAAGCTGCTGGCGGCGATGCGGCCCATGCCGGACATCCTGGCCGCGTTCAGCAAGCGGCTGGCCGCGCTGGGCACGCCGCCGCCGCCGCCGCCCGTGCAGGCGGTGGACTACGTGAAGCTCATCCACCACGCCATGCCGCGCAACAGCAAGCGCCGGACGAAGCCGGCGGAAGAGTAG
- the plsX gene encoding phosphate acyltransferase PlsX — protein MVGTQPQPVTIAFDVMGTDHGPAEVVRGAAMLSLESPHIHTLLVGDRTLIDEALAETKHNGERISVQHAADFVGMDEKPGEALARKPNASVAVAARLVAEGEADALVSAGNTGAGVLACARHFKLIPGVRRAALATVYPTRSVRGAKEDPFSLILDVGATVEATADDLVTFAVMGSAYARIISKNDRPKVALLSNGVEPQKGPPRVVEAHSRLSSLGDINFIGNVEGIDIPKGTADVIVTDGFTGNVCLKMLEGVHDTVVELAQYAYKESLRWRAGLAMLSSGIQRIKDITDWNQYGGAPILGFDKIFIKAHGRSKSRAIANAGKVAAKVVANNLGQAIREGLKK, from the coding sequence ATGGTGGGGACGCAGCCGCAGCCGGTGACGATTGCATTCGATGTCATGGGGACGGACCACGGCCCGGCGGAGGTGGTGCGCGGGGCGGCGATGCTGTCGCTGGAGTCCCCCCACATCCACACGCTCCTGGTGGGGGACCGCACCCTCATCGACGAGGCGCTGGCGGAGACGAAGCACAACGGCGAGCGCATCTCCGTGCAGCACGCGGCGGACTTCGTCGGTATGGACGAGAAGCCGGGCGAGGCGCTGGCGCGCAAGCCGAACGCCTCCGTCGCGGTGGCGGCGCGGCTGGTGGCCGAGGGCGAGGCCGACGCGCTGGTGTCCGCGGGCAACACGGGGGCGGGCGTGCTGGCGTGCGCGCGGCACTTCAAGCTCATCCCCGGCGTGCGCCGCGCGGCGCTGGCCACGGTGTACCCGACGCGCTCGGTGCGGGGCGCGAAGGAGGACCCGTTCTCCCTCATCCTCGACGTGGGCGCCACGGTGGAGGCCACGGCGGATGACCTGGTGACGTTCGCCGTCATGGGCTCCGCCTATGCGCGCATCATCTCCAAGAACGACCGGCCCAAGGTGGCGCTCCTGTCCAACGGCGTGGAGCCGCAGAAGGGCCCGCCCCGGGTGGTGGAGGCGCACTCGCGGCTGTCGTCGCTGGGTGACATCAACTTCATCGGCAACGTGGAGGGCATCGACATCCCGAAGGGCACCGCGGACGTCATCGTCACCGACGGCTTCACCGGCAACGTGTGCCTGAAGATGCTGGAGGGCGTGCACGACACCGTCGTGGAGCTGGCCCAGTACGCCTACAAGGAGAGCCTGCGCTGGCGCGCGGGCCTGGCCATGCTGTCCAGCGGCATCCAGCGCATCAAGGACATCACCGACTGGAACCAGTACGGCGGCGCGCCGATTCTGGGGTTCGATAAAATCTTCATCAAGGCGCACGGTCGCTCCAAGTCGCGGGCCATCGCCAACGCGGGCAAGGTGGCGGCGAAGGTGGTGGCCAACAACCTGGGGCAGGCCATCCGGGAGGGCCTGAAGAAGTGA
- a CDS encoding MFS transporter, translating to MVRRAASLRVVFGIVTLDLIGFGILIPQLGVYGVKFGASPFTVGLLISVYSLMQLVAAPVLGRLSDRYGRRPVLLLSQVGSLAGYLLFAFAQSLPLLFLARVIDGVSGGNIATAQAVVADITTAKDRARGMGIIGAAFGLGFVLGPALGGFLGAWGGNLAIGLFAAGLVALNLTCTFLFLPETRRKDAPGSGHARTLKGASLALTLPVVGRCLVLMLVFTTAFAQMEGTFSVFLLTKFLSSGPVPLKEGGLFLQAALPDAAVLREASLRAGWLFATVGVLSALVQGGLVRRLVGGTDGRPGREALLATVGLGLTAVGLSLMPVAPTYSWLFPVMGLLAVGSALVNPCLSALVSLHAPPERQGAVLGAYQAFGSLGRIVGPALGGWLFTRLGPGAPYGTAALMVGLAGVLALSLVAQSRLAGAGAEQRS from the coding sequence GTGGTGAGGCGGGCGGCGTCACTGCGCGTCGTCTTCGGAATCGTCACGCTGGACCTCATCGGGTTCGGCATCCTGATTCCGCAGCTGGGCGTGTACGGAGTGAAGTTCGGCGCCTCGCCCTTCACGGTGGGGCTGCTGATCTCCGTCTATTCGTTGATGCAGCTGGTGGCGGCGCCCGTGCTGGGCCGGCTGAGTGACAGGTACGGCCGCCGGCCGGTGCTGCTGCTCAGCCAGGTGGGCTCGCTGGCGGGCTACCTGCTGTTCGCCTTCGCCCAGTCGCTGCCGCTGCTGTTCCTGGCGCGCGTCATCGACGGGGTGTCCGGGGGCAACATCGCCACCGCGCAGGCCGTCGTCGCGGACATCACCACGGCCAAGGACCGGGCCCGGGGCATGGGCATCATCGGCGCGGCCTTCGGGCTGGGCTTCGTGCTGGGGCCGGCCCTGGGAGGCTTCCTGGGGGCGTGGGGCGGCAACCTCGCCATCGGCCTGTTCGCCGCGGGGCTGGTGGCGCTCAACCTCACCTGCACCTTCCTCTTCCTCCCGGAGACGCGGCGCAAGGACGCCCCGGGCTCGGGCCATGCGCGCACGCTCAAGGGCGCCTCGCTGGCGCTGACGCTGCCGGTGGTGGGGCGCTGCCTGGTGCTGATGCTGGTGTTCACCACGGCCTTCGCGCAGATGGAGGGGACGTTCTCCGTCTTCCTGTTGACGAAGTTCCTGTCGTCCGGGCCGGTGCCGCTGAAGGAGGGCGGGCTGTTCCTCCAGGCGGCGCTGCCGGACGCGGCGGTGCTGCGCGAGGCGAGCCTGAGGGCGGGCTGGCTGTTCGCCACGGTGGGCGTGCTGTCCGCGCTGGTGCAGGGCGGGCTGGTGCGGCGGCTGGTCGGCGGGACGGACGGCAGGCCGGGGCGCGAGGCCCTGCTGGCCACGGTGGGGCTCGGCCTGACGGCGGTGGGGCTTTCACTGATGCCGGTGGCGCCGACCTACTCATGGCTCTTTCCGGTGATGGGCCTGTTGGCGGTGGGCTCGGCGCTGGTGAACCCGTGTCTGTCCGCCCTGGTATCCCTGCATGCTCCGCCGGAGCGGCAGGGGGCGGTGCTGGGGGCGTACCAGGCCTTCGGCTCGCTGGGGCGGATTGTGGGGCCGGCGCTGGGCGGGTGGCTCTTCACCCGCTTGGGGCCGGGGGCGCCGTATGGGACGGCGGCGTTGATGGTGGGGCTGGCCGGGGTGTTGGCGCTGTCCCTGGTGGCCCAGTCGAGATTGGCAGGCGCGGGGGCCGAGCAAAGGTCCTAA
- the gltC gene encoding adventurous gliding motility protein GltC, whose translation MIRSFRLIRVAVLGLALAWTAPTYAQSFEGLDLGAQSKKKKKGAASKKKKPTRKGKGKAATPAAAPEEDPTAATESPAPAPAEAVTGSTAPAVAEQPAATAPAPTPASPPASAGASNPGLGLDLTSDAKKPAAPTMSFDAVDVSGKTADRQRLDVAVSLFKNDEYEKAAMAAHELLGDAKLAGLHTEARYVLAKSLYRMGMYHSSLGEFSKLLSLGPSTKFFKTSLEWLFFISRKTKNETVILDEIARHANQEFPEKYRNEFRYLLARYHFVRGRALDQVGQPADADKSFSEVKRLALSIPRNDPFYPRAKYLEGLSSFRNGSRQKDAAAKRGNGDMLAAIEAMKEVVRLTRPMAGKSAEQTKLDKSLRELAFMQLARTHYGMQQNRFALFYLGKVERGNTQWLESLFEASWANYRVGQFEQALGNLITLSSPFFRDEYFPEALILKAVIYYENCRYRESNLILQDFERTYLPVHDQLESLVKKNMDAGEYYSVLAEVQKKNKDGLEKNETDLILERILRLALTDQDLRKTNDSILELEGEMDAFANRADTFKYSDLSKTLLEELKVQRTGLISKAGIMAKGKLETELVALKQLLANGLRIKFETTTKEKEFLEEQLKAGGRTAIVKKYKYSVAVSDDQLYWPYEGEYWRDELGTYQYTLTKGCIERDTANRNVQSAEAM comes from the coding sequence ATGATCCGCTCCTTCCGGCTCATCCGTGTCGCCGTCCTCGGGCTCGCGCTCGCGTGGACGGCCCCTACCTACGCCCAGAGCTTCGAGGGCCTGGACCTCGGCGCCCAGTCCAAGAAGAAGAAGAAGGGCGCCGCCAGCAAGAAGAAGAAGCCCACCCGCAAGGGCAAGGGCAAGGCGGCCACCCCCGCGGCGGCCCCCGAGGAGGACCCGACGGCCGCCACCGAGAGCCCGGCGCCCGCGCCGGCCGAGGCCGTCACCGGGAGCACGGCGCCCGCCGTGGCCGAGCAGCCCGCCGCCACCGCGCCCGCCCCGACGCCCGCCTCGCCTCCGGCGAGCGCCGGTGCCTCCAACCCCGGCCTGGGGCTGGACCTGACGAGCGACGCCAAGAAGCCGGCCGCGCCCACCATGTCCTTCGACGCGGTGGACGTCTCCGGCAAGACGGCGGACCGCCAGCGGCTGGACGTGGCCGTCAGCCTCTTCAAGAACGACGAGTACGAGAAGGCCGCCATGGCGGCGCACGAGCTCTTGGGCGACGCGAAGCTGGCGGGCCTGCACACCGAGGCGCGCTACGTCCTGGCCAAGTCGCTCTACCGCATGGGCATGTACCACTCGTCCCTGGGCGAGTTCTCCAAGCTGCTGTCGCTGGGCCCGTCCACCAAGTTCTTCAAGACGAGCCTCGAGTGGCTCTTCTTCATCAGCCGCAAGACGAAGAACGAGACGGTCATCCTCGACGAGATTGCCCGCCACGCGAACCAGGAGTTCCCTGAGAAGTACCGCAACGAGTTCCGCTACCTGCTGGCGCGCTACCACTTCGTGCGCGGCCGGGCGCTGGACCAGGTGGGCCAGCCGGCGGACGCGGACAAGAGCTTCTCGGAAGTGAAGCGCCTGGCGCTGTCCATTCCGCGCAATGACCCGTTCTACCCGCGCGCGAAGTACCTCGAGGGCCTGTCCTCCTTCCGCAACGGCAGCCGGCAGAAGGACGCGGCGGCCAAGCGCGGCAACGGGGACATGCTGGCGGCCATCGAGGCGATGAAGGAGGTCGTCCGCCTCACCCGGCCCATGGCTGGCAAGTCCGCCGAGCAGACGAAGCTGGACAAGTCGCTGCGCGAGCTGGCCTTCATGCAGCTGGCCCGCACGCACTACGGCATGCAGCAGAACCGCTTCGCCCTGTTCTACCTGGGCAAGGTGGAGCGCGGGAACACGCAGTGGCTGGAGTCCCTCTTCGAGGCCTCCTGGGCCAACTACCGCGTGGGCCAGTTCGAGCAGGCGCTGGGCAACCTGATTACGCTGTCCTCGCCCTTCTTCCGCGACGAGTACTTCCCCGAGGCGCTCATCCTGAAGGCGGTCATCTATTACGAGAACTGCCGCTACCGGGAGTCCAACCTCATCCTCCAGGACTTCGAGCGCACCTACCTGCCGGTGCACGACCAGCTGGAGTCGCTGGTGAAGAAGAACATGGACGCCGGGGAGTACTACTCGGTGCTCGCCGAGGTGCAGAAGAAGAACAAGGACGGCCTGGAGAAGAACGAGACGGACCTCATCCTGGAGCGCATCCTCCGGCTGGCCCTGACGGACCAGGACCTGCGCAAGACGAACGACTCCATCCTCGAGCTCGAGGGGGAGATGGACGCCTTCGCCAACCGGGCGGACACCTTCAAGTACTCGGACCTGAGCAAGACGCTGCTGGAGGAGCTGAAGGTGCAGCGCACCGGCCTCATCTCCAAGGCGGGCATCATGGCCAAGGGCAAGCTGGAGACGGAGCTCGTGGCGCTCAAGCAGCTCTTGGCCAACGGCCTGCGCATCAAGTTCGAGACGACGACGAAGGAGAAGGAGTTCCTCGAGGAGCAGCTCAAGGCGGGCGGCCGCACGGCCATCGTCAAGAAGTACAAGTACTCGGTGGCCGTCTCCGACGACCAGCTCTACTGGCCCTACGAGGGCGAGTACTGGCGCGACGAGCTGGGCACCTACCAGTACACGCTGACCAAGGGCTGCATCGAGCGGGACACCGCCAACCGGAACGTCCAGTCCGCCGAGGCGATGTAG
- a CDS encoding outer membrane beta-barrel domain-containing protein, which yields MKLALRLLLALCLVAPVLGHAQSTSEEEEAGDVSEVDKDRLGPLRERVRPVSGHLFLKKGRFEFSPSATLSLRDAFFSKYIFGGTLTYHPLETLGVSLRLGYAVNAVAGAAQICTFGDSGAGDTRGCGSPTLNQLDGQAPGQLKLLGGADVQWAPIYGKLSLLAEKFVSFDLYGIAGASVVQYRGPELSTPTGAKNYLTGGGNVGVGARFFFNRWVTLRTEVRDLIYVEKSRTTDSYLRNQLLFELGVSFFFLNGSES from the coding sequence ATGAAGCTGGCACTCCGTCTGCTCCTGGCCCTGTGCCTCGTCGCGCCCGTCCTGGGCCACGCGCAGTCCACCTCCGAGGAGGAGGAGGCCGGCGACGTGTCCGAGGTGGACAAGGACCGGCTCGGGCCGCTGCGCGAGCGCGTGCGCCCCGTCTCCGGGCACCTCTTCCTCAAGAAGGGGCGTTTCGAGTTCAGCCCGTCCGCCACGCTGTCGCTGCGCGACGCGTTCTTCAGCAAGTACATCTTCGGCGGCACGCTGACGTACCACCCGCTGGAGACGCTCGGCGTCAGCCTGCGCCTGGGCTACGCGGTGAACGCCGTGGCCGGCGCCGCGCAGATCTGCACCTTCGGTGACTCGGGTGCGGGCGACACGCGCGGCTGCGGCTCGCCCACCCTGAACCAGCTGGATGGGCAGGCCCCGGGCCAGCTCAAGCTGCTGGGTGGCGCGGACGTCCAGTGGGCGCCCATCTACGGCAAGCTGTCGCTGCTGGCGGAGAAGTTCGTCAGCTTCGACCTGTACGGCATCGCGGGCGCCTCCGTGGTGCAGTACCGCGGGCCGGAGCTGAGCACCCCCACCGGCGCGAAGAACTACCTCACCGGCGGCGGCAACGTGGGCGTCGGCGCGCGCTTCTTCTTCAACCGCTGGGTGACGCTGCGCACCGAGGTGCGTGACCTCATCTACGTGGAGAAGAGCCGCACCACCGACAGCTACCTGCGCAACCAGCTCCTGTTCGAGCTGGGCGTCTCCTTCTTCTTCCTCAACGGCTCCGAGTCATGA
- a CDS encoding outer membrane beta-barrel domain-containing protein: protein MNRPKLLLALCLVPTLASAQSQEGMGLDLTEESPAQTSSEETPTAPPAEEATPAVAAAPAEATPELEALPPLTDITQEDRVKSVQRKVYRKAGRFELTPLISISVNDPFYSKVGASLRGAWYLADTLAIAARASVMQVVPSDDVRTAKRTFNSKIYNSVPEWSAMGDVEWSPLYGKVAFLNSILHFDGYLLAGAGVVQTETSALPDRGLNPAADLGLGMRFVAKDYIAVNVALINTSYVDQPLGSSKGAIQNVMTLNAGISLFLPFSSTGRDAE from the coding sequence TTGAACCGCCCCAAGTTGCTGCTCGCCCTGTGTCTGGTGCCGACGCTGGCATCCGCGCAGAGCCAGGAAGGCATGGGACTCGACCTGACGGAAGAGTCCCCGGCCCAGACGTCCTCTGAAGAAACTCCCACCGCGCCCCCCGCCGAGGAGGCCACGCCCGCCGTGGCCGCTGCCCCGGCGGAGGCCACACCCGAGCTGGAGGCCCTGCCGCCCCTGACGGACATCACCCAGGAGGACCGGGTGAAGAGCGTGCAGCGCAAGGTCTACCGAAAGGCCGGGCGCTTCGAGCTGACGCCGCTCATCAGCATCTCGGTGAATGATCCGTTCTACTCCAAGGTGGGCGCGTCGCTGCGCGGCGCCTGGTACCTGGCGGACACGCTGGCCATCGCCGCCCGCGCCTCCGTGATGCAGGTCGTGCCGTCCGACGACGTGCGCACCGCCAAGCGGACGTTCAACAGCAAGATCTACAACTCGGTGCCCGAGTGGTCGGCCATGGGCGACGTGGAGTGGAGCCCGCTGTACGGCAAGGTGGCCTTCCTCAACTCCATCCTCCACTTCGACGGCTACCTGCTGGCGGGGGCGGGCGTGGTGCAGACGGAGACCTCGGCGCTGCCCGACCGCGGCCTCAACCCGGCCGCCGACCTGGGCCTGGGCATGCGCTTCGTGGCGAAGGACTACATCGCCGTGAACGTGGCCCTCATCAACACCTCCTATGTGGATCAGCCCCTGGGCAGCAGCAAGGGCGCCATCCAGAACGTCATGACGCTCAACGCGGGCATCTCGCTGTTCCTGCCCTTCAGCTCCACGGGGAGGGACGCGGAATGA
- the cglC gene encoding adventurous gliding motility lipoprotein CglC, whose product MSVRTALLMSASLLLGGCEVASEIGKECTLVRKATAEEEVTFGKKFRPILQGEVAPNQDVISFGSIECEDLVCVRDADVPFEMMQNPEDPEGPQIINRGAEAKGYCSKECVEGSNACEVKDTSGVLEGLPQRMTCRSLLLDQDTLEALRSSDEAFYRRTFGENNSPFFCAGTPASAQGN is encoded by the coding sequence ATGTCCGTGCGAACCGCCCTCCTGATGTCCGCCTCGCTGCTGCTGGGTGGCTGTGAAGTGGCCAGCGAGATTGGCAAGGAGTGCACCCTGGTGCGCAAGGCGACCGCCGAGGAGGAAGTGACCTTCGGCAAGAAGTTCAGGCCCATCCTCCAGGGCGAGGTGGCGCCCAACCAGGACGTCATCTCCTTTGGCTCCATCGAGTGCGAGGACCTCGTCTGCGTGCGCGACGCGGACGTGCCCTTCGAGATGATGCAGAACCCGGAGGACCCGGAGGGCCCGCAGATCATCAACCGCGGCGCCGAGGCCAAGGGCTACTGCAGCAAGGAGTGCGTGGAGGGCTCCAACGCGTGCGAGGTGAAGGACACCAGCGGCGTGCTGGAGGGCCTGCCCCAGCGGATGACGTGCCGCTCGCTGCTGCTGGACCAGGACACCCTGGAGGCGCTGCGCTCCTCGGACGAGGCCTTCTACCGGCGGACGTTCGGCGAGAACAACTCGCCCTTCTTCTGCGCCGGGACGCCCGCCTCCGCGCAGGGCAACTGA